The following are encoded in a window of Anopheles stephensi strain Indian chromosome X, UCI_ANSTEP_V1.0, whole genome shotgun sequence genomic DNA:
- the LOC118517364 gene encoding probable phosphomevalonate kinase, translating to MTNVSDCPLPRIILLLSGKRKCGKDFLADALLKRLGMEEAQIIRISEPIKRHWADWKGLHLDELLSDGAYKERYRKEMIEWSDARRQEDYGVFCRAACTTVDRPICIVSDIRRKTDVRYFRETYGPERIRTVRIEASEAIRAERGWQFQTSVDDVQSECDLDDYGPWDLLVRNEQADDVEGLLERLTKLVSS from the exons ATGACAAACGTATCGGATTGTCCCTTGCCACGGATCATACTCCTGCTAAGTGGGAAACGGAAATGCGGTAAAGACTTTCTAGCGGATGCGCTGCTGAAAAG GCTCGGCATGGAAGAGGCACAGATTATACGCATCTCGGAACCCATCAAGCGACACTGGGCCGACTGGAAGGGGTTGCATTTGGACGAGCTGCTCAGTGACGGTGCGTACAAGGAACGCTACCGGAAGGAGATGATCGAGTGGAGTGATGCCCGTCGGCAGGAAGATTACGGTGTGTTTTGCCGAGCGGCCTGCACCACAGTCGATCGGCCTATTTGCATCGTGAGCGACATACGGCGGAAGACGGATGTGCGCTACTTCCGGGAAACGTACGGTCCGGAACGGATACGTACGGTGCGGATTGAGGCGAGCGAAGCGATACGCGCGGAACGCGGCTGGCAATTTCAAACGAGCGTCGATGATGTACAGTCGGAATGCGATCTGGATGATTACGGTCCGTGGGATCTGTTGGTGAGGAATGAGCAGGCCGACGATGTGGAAGGATTGTTGGAGCGATTGACCAAGTTGGTAAGCAGCTGA